From Methanobacterium bryantii, a single genomic window includes:
- a CDS encoding glycosyltransferase family 39 protein yields the protein MFTKIKEKWWIITLFSIFVFSFILDMYVLTRYNLSYGMDGPFYDLQVLNILKTGLPASNDPPLVYYMLTPFVLISGNSFLGIKIGMALLGSLMAFPAFLLTEMFGEKIDIESKIPALLSAFLITVNIFYFQLIGDFMQNLVGVFFLLLLIYFAVKWLENPKEWKKYGILAITILLCNIFIHIYTGILAVILFISLLLFNWILISYKTGKVEMKGLKILGIVSILVIGGLAILFAVYPYMFSKFTTVLSFLNNSSTNSSNLTGGNFVNPVIFLTVPFILGVLVTIYIFYNGLKEKINVERKVISRKTLLAWAYLVLTVILISLTVAPSVDSQYKSRFIELAFVPIALMVPLGLKFIENWLSKIYPSKRRLKLGLISLIAVIFVISSFYTVTGEFSSMGPSITSEQYNNLVSLKENLTSNNIDTNGIILVNDYHTGYWVEYVLGMQVETGNLSEIQKEYPNRTIYAVTLTQNGQSQLKGNSEYLWNPLLPYSFPFVGWNFDNSFNSTGGQKQLSQNMSPPGDLGNATGQNRSGTPPNGLGSNRQNDKSSTFNDTGTGPNSAASGVNGPVNGGSSGGMSDQNLNRIISDYGTLIFSGSNFKIYKIS from the coding sequence ATGTTTACAAAAATTAAAGAAAAATGGTGGATTATAACCTTATTCAGTATATTTGTATTCTCATTTATACTGGATATGTATGTATTAACGCGTTATAACTTATCTTACGGAATGGACGGTCCTTTTTATGATCTTCAGGTTTTGAATATACTTAAAACAGGCCTTCCTGCCAGTAATGATCCTCCGCTTGTTTACTATATGCTTACTCCTTTTGTACTTATAAGTGGAAATTCTTTTCTTGGAATAAAAATTGGAATGGCTCTTCTTGGGTCACTTATGGCATTTCCTGCATTTCTACTTACAGAGATGTTTGGTGAAAAGATTGACATAGAATCTAAGATCCCTGCCCTTTTAAGTGCATTTCTAATAACTGTAAACATATTTTACTTCCAGCTGATTGGAGATTTCATGCAGAATTTAGTGGGTGTCTTTTTCCTGCTCCTCTTAATATATTTTGCAGTTAAGTGGCTTGAAAATCCAAAAGAATGGAAAAAATATGGAATTCTGGCGATTACGATTCTTCTATGTAACATATTTATACATATTTATACGGGAATACTTGCAGTCATTCTGTTTATTTCTCTTTTATTGTTTAACTGGATTTTAATATCTTATAAAACAGGAAAAGTAGAAATGAAAGGTTTAAAAATATTGGGAATAGTTAGTATTTTAGTTATAGGGGGATTAGCAATTTTATTTGCTGTATATCCATATATGTTCTCTAAATTCACTACTGTACTTTCATTCCTGAATAATTCATCTACAAACAGTTCTAATTTAACTGGGGGGAATTTTGTTAATCCGGTAATATTTTTAACTGTTCCTTTCATTTTAGGAGTGCTTGTTACTATATATATTTTCTATAATGGGCTTAAAGAAAAGATAAATGTAGAAAGAAAGGTAATAAGTAGAAAGACGCTTTTGGCATGGGCTTATTTAGTACTGACAGTAATTTTAATTAGTTTAACTGTGGCGCCTTCAGTGGACTCTCAGTATAAAAGCAGGTTCATAGAGTTGGCATTTGTTCCAATTGCCCTTATGGTACCATTAGGCTTAAAATTCATTGAAAACTGGCTGTCAAAGATATACCCTTCTAAAAGAAGGTTAAAATTAGGGTTAATAAGCTTAATAGCAGTTATATTTGTTATATCAAGTTTTTATACCGTTACTGGAGAATTCTCAAGTATGGGGCCAAGTATAACTTCTGAACAGTATAATAATTTGGTTTCTCTCAAAGAAAATCTTACATCTAATAACATCGACACAAATGGTATAATACTGGTCAATGATTATCATACTGGTTACTGGGTGGAATATGTACTTGGAATGCAGGTGGAAACAGGAAACCTGAGTGAAATTCAGAAAGAATATCCAAATCGAACTATATATGCGGTTACTTTGACACAAAATGGCCAATCTCAATTAAAAGGAAATTCCGAGTATTTATGGAATCCGCTGCTTCCTTATTCATTCCCATTTGTAGGATGGAACTTTGATAATTCATTTAATTCAACTGGTGGCCAGAAACAGCTTTCACAAAACATGTCTCCTCCAGGAGATTTGGGAAATGCAACTGGGCAGAATCGATCTGGCACTCCTCCAAATGGTTTAGGAAGTAATAGGCAAAATGACAAAAGTTCCACATTTAATGATACTGGAACGGGTCCAAATAGTGCTGCAAGTGGCGTAAATGGTCCAGTTAATGGAGGTTCATCTGGAGGTATGTCAGATCAAAACTTAAACAGGATAATATCTGATTATGGGACCTTAATTTTCAGTGGAAGTAATTTTAAGATATATAAAATATCTTAA
- a CDS encoding winged helix-turn-helix domain-containing protein — MKKLLWWLIAGMKGGLNRAKIIKSLNDRPYNANQLSEELQLDYKTIRHHIKVLEDNGIIKSTGGKYGKMYFLTENMEKNYDVFNEIWEQIGKK, encoded by the coding sequence ATGAAAAAGCTGTTGTGGTGGTTAATCGCCGGAATGAAAGGCGGATTAAACCGTGCCAAAATAATTAAGTCGTTAAATGATAGACCATATAATGCAAACCAACTTTCTGAAGAACTTCAGCTTGATTATAAAACTATAAGGCACCATATTAAAGTTTTAGAAGACAACGGCATCATTAAGTCCACAGGAGGAAAATACGGTAAAATGTATTTTCTAACAGAAAATATGGAAAAAAACTATGATGTTTTCAACGAGATTTGGGAACAAATTGGGAAAAAGTAG
- the hisG gene encoding ATP phosphoribosyltransferase, whose translation MQLKIALPSKGRISDPAVKLLEKAGIGIKDTANRKLFSETYDEDTSVMFTRAADIPEFVADGAADLGITGLDLIEEKEADVEILEDLNFGSAKLVLAVPEDSKINNILDIDNGAIVATEFPNLTKKYLKNKGINVKIVELSGSTEIAPFIGVADIVADLTSTGTTLKMNHLKIIDTILESSIKLIANKESFKDKNEKIEAIRTGIKGVLDAEGKKLVMMNVNKESLEDVKKAMPGLTGPTVSQVVSNEDIVAVQAVVDEREVFNTVNRLKKIGAKDILVVPIERII comes from the coding sequence ATGCAGTTAAAAATAGCGCTTCCATCAAAAGGAAGAATTAGTGATCCTGCAGTTAAACTTTTGGAAAAAGCAGGAATTGGTATTAAAGATACGGCAAATAGAAAGCTCTTCTCAGAAACATATGATGAAGATACAAGTGTTATGTTTACAAGGGCTGCAGATATTCCAGAATTTGTTGCAGACGGCGCAGCAGACCTTGGAATAACCGGCCTCGATTTAATAGAAGAAAAAGAAGCAGATGTTGAAATTTTAGAGGATCTTAATTTTGGAAGTGCTAAACTTGTTTTAGCTGTACCTGAAGATTCTAAAATTAACAACATACTAGACATAGATAACGGTGCCATTGTAGCCACAGAATTTCCTAATTTGACAAAAAAATACCTGAAAAATAAAGGTATAAACGTCAAAATAGTTGAATTAAGCGGGTCAACCGAAATTGCGCCCTTTATAGGTGTTGCAGATATTGTAGCAGATCTCACAAGTACAGGCACAACACTCAAAATGAATCATCTTAAGATTATAGATACCATACTTGAAAGTTCCATAAAACTAATTGCAAATAAAGAAAGTTTTAAAGACAAAAACGAAAAAATAGAAGCCATACGGACAGGTATAAAAGGAGTTCTAGATGCAGAGGGCAAAAAACTCGTCATGATGAACGTCAATAAAGAATCCCTTGAAGATGTTAAAAAAGCAATGCCGGGGCTTACAGGACCAACTGTTTCTCAAGTTGTTTCAAATGAAGACATTGTGGCAGTTCAGGCAGTTGTAGATGAACGTGAAGTCTTTAATACCGTAAACAGGCTTAAAAAAATAGGTGCAAAGGATATTCTGGTTGTACCAATTGAGCGAATAATATAA
- a CDS encoding amidohydrolase family protein — protein METKSILIDNVTILGGEIKKGSVIVENDKIVEITEKSGSHSADEVIKGEKKVLMPGLVNTHTHLSMTLMRGLANDLPLDTWLNDHIWPVEAELNREDCYAGALLACIEMIKSGTTTFNDMYFFMDDVAKAVDKSGLRGMLSYGMIDFGDEEKRKAEFKETMRIIEKCHDTADGRIKVVFGPHAPHTCSTELLKEVRERASKLGLKIHIHVNETEFEADQVKESYGVRSFEYLDEIGFLADDVIAAHAVWLSDKEIKIIKENNVKLSHNPTSNMKLASGVSPVSKLIGTGVNVSLGTDGAASNNNLDLFEEMKLVALLQKVHTGDSTVLPAEKVFNMATIDAAAALGLENEIGSIEVGKKADLVLVDMKTPSLTPFRHPVSHVVYAANGGDVDTVICNGEILMRNKVLEVLDETEVVRLAENAVE, from the coding sequence ATGGAAACAAAAAGTATTTTGATAGATAACGTTACTATACTGGGCGGTGAGATTAAAAAAGGCTCAGTAATTGTAGAAAATGATAAAATAGTAGAAATAACTGAAAAATCAGGATCACACAGCGCTGATGAGGTAATAAAGGGTGAAAAAAAAGTTCTAATGCCAGGACTTGTAAATACACACACTCATCTTTCAATGACACTTATGAGAGGACTTGCAAATGACTTACCACTTGATACCTGGCTAAATGATCATATATGGCCTGTAGAAGCCGAATTAAACAGAGAAGATTGTTATGCTGGGGCTTTACTGGCATGTATTGAAATGATAAAGTCTGGAACCACCACATTCAATGATATGTACTTTTTTATGGATGATGTTGCCAAAGCAGTTGATAAATCTGGCTTAAGAGGAATGCTTTCATATGGAATGATTGATTTTGGAGACGAAGAGAAGAGAAAGGCTGAATTTAAAGAAACCATGAGGATAATAGAAAAATGCCATGATACTGCAGATGGTAGAATAAAAGTTGTATTTGGGCCACATGCTCCACATACATGCTCCACTGAGCTTTTAAAAGAAGTAAGGGAAAGGGCAAGTAAATTGGGGCTTAAAATACATATTCATGTTAATGAAACTGAATTTGAGGCGGATCAAGTAAAAGAGTCTTATGGTGTAAGGTCGTTTGAATATCTTGATGAAATAGGTTTTCTGGCCGATGATGTTATAGCAGCACATGCTGTATGGCTTTCAGATAAAGAAATAAAAATAATTAAAGAAAATAATGTGAAATTATCCCACAACCCTACAAGTAACATGAAATTGGCATCAGGAGTATCACCTGTTTCAAAATTAATTGGCACTGGAGTAAATGTATCTTTGGGAACTGACGGTGCAGCCTCAAATAACAATTTAGACTTATTTGAAGAGATGAAGCTGGTAGCACTGCTTCAAAAAGTGCACACTGGCGATTCTACAGTTCTTCCAGCTGAAAAAGTGTTTAATATGGCCACAATTGATGCTGCTGCTGCTTTAGGTCTTGAAAATGAAATTGGAAGTATTGAAGTTGGGAAAAAGGCTGATCTCGTACTTGTGGATATGAAAACTCCTAGTTTAACTCCATTTAGGCATCCAGTATCTCATGTTGTGTATGCTGCAAATGGCGGTGATGTTGACACTGTAATTTGTAATGGGGAGATCTTGATGAGAAACAAAGTATTAGAGGTGCTTGATGAGACTGAGGTAGTTCGGCTCGCTGAAAATGCTGTAGAATAA
- a CDS encoding amidohydrolase family protein: METKSILIDNVTILGDEIKKGSVIVENDKIVEITEKTGSHSADEIINGEKKVLMPGLVNTHTHLSMTLMRGLADDLPLDTWLNDHIWPVEANLTGDYCYAGALLACIEMIKSGTTAFNDMYFFMDDVAKAVDNSGLRGMLSHGMIDLGDEEKRKAEFRETMRIIEKCHDTADGRIKVAFGPHAPYTCSTELLKEVREKASKLGLKIHIHVAETEFEVGQVKESYGARPFEYLDEIGFLADDVIAAHAVWLSDKEIKIIKENNVKLSHNPTSNMKLASGISPVSKLIESGVNVSLGTDGAASNNNLDLFEEMKLAALLQKVNTGDSTVLPAEKVLEMATIDAAAALGLENEIGSIEVGKKADLVLVDMKTPSLTPFRHPVSHVVYAANGGDVDTVICNGEILMRNKVLEVLDEAEVIQLAEGAAEELLSKS, translated from the coding sequence ATGGAAACAAAAAGTATTTTAATAGATAACGTTACTATACTGGGCGATGAGATTAAAAAAGGTTCAGTAATTGTAGAAAACGATAAAATTGTAGAAATAACAGAAAAAACAGGCTCACACAGTGCTGATGAGATAATAAACGGCGAAAAAAAAGTTCTAATGCCTGGACTTGTAAATACACATACTCATCTATCAATGACACTTATGAGAGGTCTTGCAGATGACTTACCTCTTGATACATGGTTAAATGATCATATTTGGCCAGTGGAGGCTAATTTAACAGGCGATTACTGTTATGCAGGTGCTTTACTGGCATGTATTGAAATGATAAAGTCTGGAACCACCGCATTCAATGATATGTACTTTTTTATGGATGATGTGGCGAAAGCAGTTGATAACTCTGGTTTAAGGGGCATGCTATCCCACGGGATGATAGACCTTGGGGACGAAGAGAAGAGAAAGGCCGAATTTAGGGAAACCATGAGGATAATAGAAAAATGCCATGATACTGCAGACGGGAGAATAAAAGTCGCATTTGGGCCACATGCACCTTACACATGTTCAACAGAACTTTTAAAAGAAGTAAGAGAAAAAGCAAGTAAATTAGGGCTCAAAATCCACATTCATGTGGCTGAGACTGAATTTGAAGTTGGACAGGTAAAGGAGTCCTACGGTGCAAGACCTTTTGAATACCTTGATGAAATAGGTTTTTTAGCAGATGATGTAATAGCAGCGCATGCTGTATGGCTTTCAGATAAAGAAATAAAAATAATTAAAGAAAATAATGTGAAATTATCCCACAACCCTACAAGTAACATGAAGCTGGCGTCAGGAATATCTCCAGTTTCTAAATTAATTGAAAGCGGTGTAAATGTATCATTGGGAACTGACGGTGCAGCCTCAAATAACAATTTAGACTTGTTCGAAGAGATGAAATTGGCAGCACTACTTCAAAAAGTCAACACGGGGGATTCTACAGTGCTTCCAGCTGAAAAAGTGCTTGAAATGGCCACAATTGATGCTGCTGCTGCTTTAGGTCTTGAAAACGAAATTGGCAGCATTGAAGTTGGGAAAAAGGCTGATCTCGTACTTGTGGATATGAAAACTCCTAGTTTAACTCCATTTAGGCATCCAGTATCTCATGTTGTGTATGCTGCAAACGGCGGCGATGTTGACACTGTAATCTGTAATGGGGAAATTTTGATGAGAAATAAAGTGTTAGAAGTGCTTGATGAGGCTGAAGTGATTCAGCTTGCTGAAGGTGCTGCAGAGGAACTTTTATCAAAAAGCTGA
- a CDS encoding HAD hydrolase-like protein, with protein sequence MKAGFESGAKTVGVATGRYSKDELKDSDADFVFDNLTDKKEILNVILENS encoded by the coding sequence ATAAAAGCAGGGTTTGAATCAGGTGCTAAGACTGTAGGGGTTGCAACAGGGAGATATTCAAAAGATGAACTTAAAGATTCAGACGCTGATTTTGTTTTTGATAATTTAACGGATAAAAAAGAAATATTGAATGTTATACTTGAAAATTCTTAA
- a CDS encoding TrkH family potassium uptake protein, translating into MQRVHRLSRREVKTILHYTGDVCMLLGAAMLVPILVSLIYNEPRYIVPFLSSAAISAVIGFTFVKLFKTEIKMTIKSAMVFSTAIWLIACALGALPYFFSGDLSYLNAYFEAMSGFTTTGFSMFSNIDAISYTINFWRAFTQWIGGLGIIFLLLAIFRSTGADVMRLYFAEGREERLRPSIKQSTRVVVYMYVSFTAIAIALYLAAGMHVFDSIFHAFTTLSTGGFGMHNTSLLFYNSIWIEIAAMIIMILGATNYALLYTILKGNWREYFRDIETKVAFSLIVVSTILVTFVLYNNHVYGNSLLLNFRFALFQMVSAISTTGLQTAFYPDILSQWIGLGTFLLTIIMIIGAGSLSTGGGIKWLRLGVLLKGISWQVKSFILPGKAVMAKKVHHVTELQITDDVLRITSAFVFTYLVIYIISVIITLIYYSDISRVIFEVASALSNVGLSSGIMTPDSPVLVKIVFIIDFWMGRLEIWPVLLLIAITINNVIRR; encoded by the coding sequence ATGCAAAGGGTTCATAGGCTGAGTAGGAGAGAAGTTAAAACTATCCTTCATTACACAGGAGATGTTTGCATGCTTCTTGGAGCTGCAATGCTAGTTCCTATTTTAGTTTCTCTTATTTATAATGAGCCCCGATATATAGTTCCTTTTTTATCTTCAGCTGCTATAAGTGCAGTTATTGGCTTTACTTTTGTTAAATTATTTAAAACAGAAATAAAAATGACCATTAAAAGTGCAATGGTTTTTTCAACTGCCATATGGTTGATTGCATGTGCACTTGGTGCGTTACCCTACTTTTTTTCAGGAGATTTATCTTATTTAAATGCTTATTTTGAAGCCATGTCTGGATTTACAACAACTGGTTTCAGCATGTTTTCAAATATAGATGCTATTTCTTACACAATTAATTTTTGGAGAGCTTTTACTCAATGGATTGGAGGTCTTGGAATCATATTCCTACTTTTGGCCATTTTTAGATCCACTGGTGCTGATGTAATGCGCCTTTACTTTGCAGAAGGTAGAGAAGAACGTTTAAGACCCAGCATTAAACAATCAACCCGTGTCGTAGTTTACATGTATGTTTCATTTACTGCAATTGCCATAGCTCTCTATTTAGCGGCAGGTATGCATGTTTTTGATTCTATTTTCCATGCATTTACCACCCTATCCACAGGTGGATTTGGAATGCATAATACAAGCCTTTTATTCTATAACAGCATCTGGATAGAAATAGCAGCCATGATTATAATGATACTTGGAGCCACAAACTACGCCCTACTCTACACAATTTTAAAAGGAAATTGGAGGGAATACTTCAGGGATATAGAAACAAAAGTGGCATTTTCACTTATTGTGGTCTCAACAATTCTTGTGACATTTGTACTGTACAACAACCATGTTTATGGAAATAGCTTGCTGCTCAACTTCAGATTTGCCCTGTTCCAGATGGTTTCTGCCATATCTACAACAGGTCTGCAAACAGCTTTTTATCCAGATATACTGAGCCAATGGATTGGTCTCGGTACTTTTCTCCTCACCATAATCATGATAATTGGTGCTGGTTCACTATCTACTGGTGGGGGTATTAAATGGCTCAGGTTGGGTGTACTTTTAAAAGGGATATCATGGCAGGTCAAATCATTTATACTACCAGGTAAAGCTGTAATGGCTAAAAAAGTTCACCATGTCACTGAATTACAGATTACAGACGATGTTTTAAGAATAACAAGTGCATTTGTGTTTACATACCTTGTAATATACATAATAAGCGTGATTATAACCCTCATATATTACTCCGACATATCAAGAGTCATTTTTGAAGTAGCATCTGCTTTAAGTAACGTTGGGCTTTCAAGCGGGATTATGACTCCTGATTCGCCAGTACTTGTAAAAATAGTTTTCATCATAGATTTCTGGATGGGAAGGCTTGAAATATGGCCAGTGCTGCTCCTTATAGCCATTACAATCAATAATGTAATTAGGAGATAA
- a CDS encoding potassium channel family protein translates to MYVVIMGGGRVGLNLASKLIENGNDVTIIEKSEELCNNAATELDALVICGNGTNKKILEEANIGDADVFVAATGNDDANLLSSILVRDYNIEKIIARVSDISHEEAFQKVGINFVVSPELTAASYLEKVITRPNIADLIVLGKGNAEMINITVKNKKVIGKEIREVSPTDDYIIAAVHNNGNIIIPKENMVLNENNLISVLVKANAVKKVTQMFTT, encoded by the coding sequence ATGTATGTAGTAATAATGGGCGGAGGAAGAGTAGGTCTTAACCTGGCCTCAAAACTAATTGAAAATGGTAACGATGTTACTATAATCGAAAAAAGTGAAGAATTATGTAATAATGCTGCGACGGAACTAGATGCACTGGTTATCTGTGGTAATGGTACCAATAAAAAGATTCTCGAAGAAGCCAATATTGGTGATGCAGATGTTTTTGTTGCAGCTACAGGGAATGACGACGCTAATTTGTTATCAAGTATTCTTGTAAGGGATTATAATATAGAAAAAATTATAGCAAGGGTAAGCGATATATCACATGAGGAAGCATTTCAAAAAGTAGGTATCAATTTTGTTGTAAGTCCCGAACTTACTGCAGCGAGTTACCTTGAGAAAGTGATAACAAGACCCAATATAGCCGATCTAATCGTGCTTGGAAAGGGAAATGCAGAAATGATAAACATTACCGTGAAAAATAAAAAGGTAATTGGTAAAGAAATTAGAGAAGTGAGTCCCACAGATGATTATATAATTGCCGCAGTTCATAATAATGGCAACATCATTATTCCAAAGGAAAATATGGTTTTAAATGAAAATAACCTTATTTCCGTACTTGTTAAGGCAAATGCCGTGAAAAAAGTTACGCAGATGTTCACGACCTAG